From one Maridesulfovibrio frigidus DSM 17176 genomic stretch:
- a CDS encoding helix-turn-helix transcriptional regulator: protein MQGLLNTKEAAERLRLSPGTLEVWRCLGKGPRYIKIGRRVGYDANDLDLYVESCKIIPLEEQANLPRPR from the coding sequence ATGCAAGGACTATTAAACACAAAAGAAGCAGCGGAAAGATTGAGACTTAGCCCCGGAACATTAGAAGTATGGCGTTGTCTTGGTAAAGGTCCGCGCTATATCAAAATAGGGCGGCGTGTCGGGTACGATGCTAATGATCTAGATCTCTATGTTGAATCTTGCAAAATTATCCCGCTCGAAGAACAAGCCAACTTGCCGAGGCCCAGATGA